In a single window of the Candidatus Thermoplasmatota archaeon genome:
- a CDS encoding Ig-like domain repeat protein, translating into MNLVVLAPLALALVLLAAGCALASHASDARLSNVEGARSTPAGWFAGNPAALSHTFVVHNNASSTHGIVRVTISVPRIQGLPPLEITGAESDWAVTVWSQEFDGRNDTVQFTAPFGLRIAPGGHKNFTVGATTQREGGFAWSVFTRDDALDPEENAAAVRLPGTLVSGLDVSAPAVTILQPPPGASVNVDVLNVSGVVHDSPGVGVQGSGVVDARLRLESVSSGAVVAERNLTLAADGSWNVSINATFAQGEYRLRVNATDAVGNAALRTQAWTLDRARPSSRFTTPEWITGSEAVLAWSASGAGPSATFRLFEFQGEDPAPLAGLAWALWRNETLDAGNTSRFPTLAIDAFGRPHAAWSRPEGLRYARDDGAGWVASPVPVEGLARAPRLAVDAAGRPHLCHRTEEAAGGDPRLEYTQWNGTAWRTERVADEGARCDIRLSVDGAVTILFTNTSSGNLTVAVRGTAGWTLSTLDCCDLTGALAVAPDGTAHVAYRKGDLRHAVGNASGGWATAPVDATSGNASLAVDSHGRPHLVYRTPDGILRLARHNGTAWTLLTVERDTSASLRAAIAIDAQNRPHVAFREVVSGDPDAAHTGLLRYATTRADGTFSVGDVEDGAFANLTLAIDGHGRPRILVVRDAGSQGGRVQALEPHATSQTSLRLIDLRHGDDRRFRVIATDAAGNEEIKSGPFDPAKGDLRLRVDQAAPTIERVTLSPLSVRPGATVRLSLAAGDSGAGLASLALRIVRVGALDRVMLQTPVAVAADGSASHAWNTTGVPEGEYAFELVAHDLAGNRNATVVPSRVDVDASVTTAVALDPLYAGGLRALAPGRAVLLRVEAFDRNGIASVVANASALDRSAVALALRDDGADDVQAGDGVYSARVVAGHVPDGAYLLPVRVTDGMGNERTVRVRVVVATTPPSLVALGPFGTAGSPFVIELAASSPAGIDVASFSVRLDGEEAGESFAVRVDGPNVTFRSEPIAQAERIQVRAQVADVAGNVAYRNWSFFADGQGPDLSVSLRGEAGRAPWWRSAVAIDVEAHDVSAPVSVEVRVGEGPFRPYEESVLLESEGRHRLVAVATDGWGNENATTVEIHVDRSPPRVLSVRREGAEIVADLSDALSGVVAARGVALVEGREVEFAFRPARGVYVADASALPASFSGTIVVLDAAGNEARQEFAIGGFSLPGLEALAAAGALAIAVRRRWSA; encoded by the coding sequence ATGAACCTCGTGGTCCTCGCCCCCCTCGCCCTCGCGCTTGTTCTGCTGGCGGCCGGCTGCGCGCTTGCGTCGCACGCCTCCGACGCGCGCCTCTCGAACGTCGAGGGCGCAAGGAGCACGCCCGCCGGTTGGTTCGCCGGAAACCCTGCGGCGCTTTCGCACACCTTCGTCGTGCACAACAACGCCTCCTCAACGCACGGCATCGTCCGCGTGACGATCTCCGTCCCTCGCATCCAGGGATTGCCGCCCTTGGAGATCACGGGCGCGGAAAGCGACTGGGCGGTGACCGTCTGGTCGCAGGAGTTCGACGGCCGCAACGATACGGTCCAGTTCACGGCACCCTTTGGGCTGCGCATCGCGCCGGGAGGCCACAAGAACTTCACCGTCGGGGCAACCACGCAGCGCGAAGGCGGCTTCGCCTGGTCGGTCTTCACGCGCGACGACGCACTCGACCCGGAGGAGAACGCCGCCGCCGTGCGCCTGCCGGGAACGCTCGTCTCCGGGCTCGACGTTTCGGCGCCGGCGGTCACCATCCTGCAACCGCCGCCGGGCGCCAGCGTCAACGTCGACGTGCTCAACGTTTCCGGCGTCGTGCACGACAGTCCGGGCGTGGGCGTGCAAGGTTCGGGCGTGGTCGACGCGCGGCTGCGCCTTGAGAGCGTCTCCAGCGGGGCCGTGGTCGCGGAGCGCAACCTCACGCTTGCGGCCGACGGGTCGTGGAACGTTTCCATCAACGCCACCTTCGCGCAGGGCGAGTATCGGCTTCGCGTGAACGCGACCGACGCCGTCGGCAACGCGGCGCTGCGCACGCAGGCCTGGACGCTCGACCGCGCGCGTCCCTCCTCGCGGTTCACGACGCCCGAATGGATCACGGGGAGCGAGGCCGTGCTGGCGTGGAGCGCCTCCGGAGCCGGGCCGTCGGCCACCTTCCGCCTCTTCGAGTTCCAAGGCGAGGACCCTGCGCCGCTTGCCGGCCTCGCCTGGGCCCTTTGGCGCAACGAAACCCTCGACGCCGGCAACACGAGCCGCTTCCCGACGCTTGCGATCGACGCCTTCGGACGCCCGCATGCCGCTTGGTCCCGGCCCGAGGGTCTCCGCTACGCGCGCGACGACGGCGCCGGGTGGGTCGCGTCGCCCGTTCCCGTGGAGGGCCTGGCACGCGCGCCCCGCCTGGCCGTGGACGCGGCGGGGCGCCCCCACCTGTGCCACCGCACGGAGGAGGCGGCAGGCGGCGATCCTCGGCTTGAGTACACCCAATGGAACGGGACGGCCTGGCGCACGGAGCGCGTGGCCGACGAGGGCGCCCGTTGCGACATCCGGCTTTCCGTCGACGGCGCGGTCACGATCCTCTTCACCAACACCAGCAGCGGCAACCTGACCGTGGCCGTCCGGGGAACCGCCGGGTGGACGCTTTCGACCCTTGATTGCTGCGACCTCACGGGCGCGCTTGCCGTGGCGCCCGACGGCACGGCGCACGTGGCCTACCGCAAGGGCGACCTTCGCCACGCCGTCGGGAACGCCTCCGGCGGGTGGGCGACCGCGCCCGTCGACGCCACCTCCGGCAACGCGAGCCTCGCCGTGGACTCGCACGGGCGCCCGCACCTTGTCTACCGCACGCCCGACGGGATCTTGCGCCTCGCGCGCCACAACGGCACGGCCTGGACGCTCCTGACGGTCGAGCGCGACACGTCGGCGAGCCTTCGCGCCGCCATCGCGATCGACGCTCAAAACCGCCCCCACGTCGCGTTCCGCGAGGTCGTCTCGGGCGACCCGGACGCGGCACACACGGGTCTTCTGCGCTACGCGACGACCCGCGCGGACGGAACGTTCTCGGTCGGCGACGTGGAAGACGGCGCGTTTGCCAACCTCACGCTTGCGATCGATGGGCACGGCCGCCCGCGCATCCTCGTCGTGCGCGACGCAGGTTCCCAGGGCGGGCGTGTGCAGGCCCTCGAGCCCCACGCGACCTCGCAGACGTCGCTTCGCCTGATCGACCTTCGCCACGGGGACGACCGCCGCTTCCGCGTGATCGCCACGGACGCGGCCGGCAACGAGGAGATCAAGAGCGGACCCTTCGACCCGGCCAAGGGAGACCTCCGCCTGCGCGTCGACCAGGCCGCCCCCACGATCGAGCGCGTCACCCTCTCGCCGCTCTCGGTCCGTCCCGGCGCCACGGTCCGCCTCTCGCTTGCCGCCGGCGATTCCGGCGCGGGTCTTGCCAGCCTCGCGCTTCGCATCGTCCGCGTGGGGGCCCTGGATCGCGTGATGCTCCAAACGCCCGTTGCCGTGGCCGCCGACGGCTCGGCAAGCCACGCGTGGAACACGACGGGCGTGCCGGAAGGCGAGTATGCGTTCGAGCTTGTCGCCCACGACCTCGCCGGAAACCGGAACGCCACGGTCGTTCCCTCCCGCGTCGACGTCGACGCGTCGGTCACGACCGCCGTGGCGCTCGATCCGCTGTACGCGGGGGGCCTGCGCGCGCTTGCCCCCGGCCGCGCGGTGCTCCTTCGCGTCGAGGCCTTCGACCGCAACGGAATCGCCTCGGTCGTCGCCAACGCCTCCGCGTTGGACCGCTCGGCCGTCGCCCTGGCGCTGCGGGACGACGGCGCGGACGACGTCCAGGCCGGCGACGGGGTCTATTCGGCGCGCGTCGTGGCCGGCCACGTGCCCGACGGGGCGTACCTCCTTCCCGTCCGCGTAACCGACGGCATGGGCAACGAGCGCACGGTCCGCGTGCGCGTCGTCGTGGCGACGACGCCGCCCTCGCTCGTCGCCCTGGGGCCCTTTGGGACCGCCGGCAGCCCCTTCGTGATCGAGCTTGCCGCCTCCTCCCCGGCGGGCATCGACGTCGCGAGCTTCTCCGTGCGCCTCGACGGCGAGGAGGCCGGGGAGAGCTTCGCCGTTCGGGTGGACGGACCAAACGTGACGTTCCGCAGCGAGCCCATCGCGCAGGCCGAGCGCATCCAAGTACGTGCGCAGGTCGCCGACGTGGCCGGGAACGTGGCGTATCGCAACTGGAGCTTCTTTGCGGACGGCCAGGGGCCGGATCTTTCCGTGTCCCTGCGCGGCGAGGCCGGCCGCGCGCCGTGGTGGCGCTCCGCCGTGGCCATCGACGTGGAGGCCCACGACGTTTCGGCGCCCGTCTCCGTCGAGGTGCGCGTCGGGGAGGGACCCTTCCGGCCGTACGAGGAGTCCGTCCTGCTCGAATCCGAGGGACGCCACCGCCTCGTGGCGGTCGCGACCGACGGATGGGGCAACGAGAACGCGACCACGGTCGAGATCCACGTGGACCGCTCGCCCCCGCGCGTCCTGTCGGTCCGCCGCGAAGGTGCCGAGATCGTCGCCGACCTCTCCGACGCGCTCTCCGGCGTCGTGGCCGCGCGCGGCGTCGCGCTCGTCGAAGGCCGCGAGGTCGAGTTCGCGTTCCGACCCGCGCGCGGCGTCTACGTGGCGGACGCTTCCGCGTTGCCGGCTTCCTTCTCGGGGACGATCGTGGTCCTGGACGCGGCCGGCAACGAGGCGCGCCAGGAGTTCGCAATCGGCGGCTTTTCCCTTCCGGGCCTTGAGGCCTTGGCGGCGGCAGGCGCCTTGGCGATCGCGGTGCGCCGGAGGTGGTCCGCATGA
- a CDS encoding Ig-like domain-containing protein: protein MTRVRTVFLAAIFLAMATLPPAASDSLDPSAFNLVNRGSVTGGVAVAGNEHRSVVAWSDLLTFPARDVLYRVNDGSGWSALRNLTRSPTNSSLPVLALSGATIHAVWLEETAPRTYELWHAISADGRNWSAHHALGLSNQDRPAFRVDGPQAHVLWTHRNNVSYARYDGSRWLPAERVAGPRGQALIEPALTLDAQGRPVAAWTHQPVLRSNEPAPIRGPESAARVEASIRTATGWQPPAEISNPHRGPATWSSLATGSDGKVHMAFTQSVSLGSIFYLTHENGEWTEPRVVEGAFGATSYPSLGVSGTVPRLAFVLRTNGSAAMLAEPRGNGWVAQQLAYSDHPTGVGFLDQAVDEGGRSHLAWTFRRPAGGIDAYFLDRARDQPVVDTTPPAVVDTLPAPGTFVNVTDPAIEVTFVEVGGVPASSVDVRVDGVRVPQPATVVGNRILARAADLSEGPHEIEVTFADAAGNVARASWTFHVDVTPPATAFSLEPSLAPQEWHRGALQLTWTGDDPGEAASGYAGVAVSLYRNGIRTFATQLAPRTHTLSELALRHAFPLEGQFVLVYAGVDAAGNQEAERNVSFRVDSVPPVSRVLPLPAHVNASELAVEVAASDPGSGVDRIELWGRDMDAREQLPGEWRLLESFRRAEGVHRLAAEDGRLWEFRSTAFDRAGNAEAAPQSATASVTIDRSPPLLRISQPAEGSTLASTANVVAEVEDALSGVVVVRFRVDGLSLGNATAAPYVASLDPREVPPGEHVIQSEAVDGAGNVATATLRIVTTGGRARDVPPPAGNPLPAMEATVAAALLALVGALSRRRFHR, encoded by the coding sequence ATGACGCGCGTCCGGACGGTTTTCCTCGCCGCGATCTTCCTCGCCATGGCGACGCTTCCCCCGGCCGCCTCCGATTCGTTGGACCCTTCCGCCTTCAACCTCGTCAACCGCGGCTCGGTGACCGGCGGCGTCGCCGTGGCCGGAAACGAGCACCGCAGCGTGGTCGCCTGGTCCGACCTCCTCACGTTCCCCGCGCGCGACGTCCTCTACCGCGTGAACGACGGCTCGGGATGGAGCGCGCTGCGAAACCTCACGCGCTCGCCCACGAACTCGTCGCTTCCCGTCCTTGCCCTTTCGGGCGCCACGATCCACGCCGTCTGGCTCGAGGAGACCGCGCCGCGAACGTACGAGCTTTGGCACGCGATCTCCGCCGACGGCCGCAACTGGTCGGCGCACCACGCGTTGGGTCTTTCGAACCAGGACCGCCCGGCGTTTCGGGTGGACGGGCCCCAGGCGCACGTGCTCTGGACGCATCGCAACAACGTCTCGTACGCGCGCTACGACGGAAGCCGCTGGCTTCCCGCCGAGCGCGTCGCAGGCCCGCGGGGCCAGGCCTTGATCGAACCGGCGCTCACGCTGGACGCGCAGGGACGGCCCGTGGCGGCGTGGACGCACCAACCCGTCCTGCGGTCGAACGAGCCTGCGCCGATCCGAGGGCCCGAGTCGGCCGCTCGGGTCGAAGCCTCGATCCGCACGGCAACAGGCTGGCAGCCGCCGGCCGAGATCTCGAATCCGCACCGCGGACCGGCGACGTGGTCGTCCCTGGCCACCGGTTCCGACGGAAAGGTGCACATGGCGTTCACGCAGTCCGTCTCCCTCGGTTCCATCTTTTATCTCACGCACGAGAACGGCGAGTGGACCGAGCCTCGGGTGGTGGAAGGCGCTTTCGGAGCGACCTCGTATCCGAGCCTTGGCGTCTCGGGCACGGTGCCTCGGCTGGCGTTTGTCCTCCGCACGAACGGCTCGGCCGCCATGCTCGCGGAGCCACGCGGCAACGGCTGGGTCGCGCAGCAGCTTGCCTACAGCGACCATCCGACGGGCGTGGGCTTCCTCGACCAGGCCGTCGACGAAGGCGGGCGCTCGCACCTCGCGTGGACGTTCCGGCGGCCCGCCGGCGGGATCGACGCGTATTTCCTCGACCGGGCGCGGGACCAGCCCGTCGTCGACACCACGCCCCCCGCCGTGGTGGACACGCTCCCGGCGCCCGGCACCTTTGTCAACGTCACCGATCCTGCGATCGAGGTCACGTTCGTCGAGGTGGGAGGCGTCCCGGCGTCGTCCGTGGACGTGCGCGTCGACGGGGTGCGCGTGCCGCAGCCGGCCACGGTCGTGGGCAACCGCATCCTTGCGCGCGCCGCCGATCTTTCCGAGGGCCCGCACGAGATCGAGGTCACCTTCGCCGACGCGGCAGGCAACGTCGCCCGCGCATCGTGGACGTTCCACGTTGACGTCACGCCGCCGGCGACCGCCTTCTCGCTCGAGCCGTCGCTTGCGCCGCAGGAATGGCACCGCGGCGCCCTTCAGCTCACCTGGACCGGCGACGATCCCGGCGAGGCGGCAAGCGGCTACGCCGGCGTGGCCGTGTCGCTCTATCGCAACGGCATCCGCACCTTTGCCACGCAGCTTGCGCCGCGCACGCACACGCTTTCCGAGCTTGCCCTGCGACACGCCTTCCCGCTCGAAGGCCAGTTCGTGCTTGTCTACGCCGGCGTCGACGCGGCCGGGAACCAAGAGGCCGAGCGCAACGTCTCCTTCCGGGTCGATTCGGTCCCGCCGGTGTCCCGTGTCCTGCCGCTTCCCGCCCACGTGAACGCAAGCGAGCTTGCGGTGGAGGTCGCCGCCTCGGACCCCGGTTCAGGCGTGGACCGCATCGAGCTGTGGGGCCGGGACATGGACGCGCGCGAGCAGCTCCCGGGGGAGTGGCGGCTGCTCGAGAGCTTCCGGCGCGCCGAGGGCGTGCACCGCCTGGCGGCCGAGGACGGACGTCTGTGGGAGTTCCGCTCGACCGCCTTCGACCGCGCAGGCAACGCCGAGGCGGCGCCGCAATCGGCGACCGCGTCCGTCACGATCGACCGCTCGCCTCCCTTGCTGCGAATCTCGCAACCCGCCGAAGGGAGCACGCTTGCGAGCACGGCCAACGTCGTTGCCGAGGTCGAAGACGCACTCTCGGGCGTCGTGGTCGTGCGCTTCCGCGTCGACGGCCTGTCGCTTGGCAACGCCACGGCCGCCCCGTACGTGGCGTCTCTCGATCCCCGCGAGGTCCCGCCTGGCGAGCACGTGATCCAGTCCGAAGCGGTGGACGGAGCCGGAAACGTGGCGACCGCAACGCTGCGCATCGTCACGACGGGCGGCCGCGCCCGCGACGTCCCCCCGCCCGCCGGCAACCCTCTGCCGGCCATGGAGGCGACCGTGGCCGCGGCCCTGCTGGCGCTCGTCGGCGCCCTTTCTCGCCGTCGCTTCCACCGATAA
- a CDS encoding cadherin repeat domain-containing protein: MFLLVALAALALLVLLIVGSAQAGHAPAVSNVTAMEFLVNQAATMHVVVTNVQNDGGAPPLGLNETTVFAPPGIHFSTVGQEHQGPSGWSVSARSDRVRFSAPVGSSGLAGGQSTTLALRVAHIDARPQDGTANLTIETQSPALDRIRSDLPLSLRVLSATLLVVEPAGARDLVASNGTTVTLRLAVKSHASVALSSVQANLTVRMSDRFIDNTTSPVPVAAAIAPNDTVFFSFNLRLDPRNGTRALVGSAFQGNATTGPFNGTLALHVVSPAVLRLPANNASNTTWQAISNGTLPDVQRATDLWVRLENPGDADVVLGAPRLRLLRAGAGGSEDLSDRFTIQRIDTTDRVAGRSNVTLLWNVTALRTLAFEGEIDAELRVPWGDANLDLTPNTLAPAPLRGVFLADLSPPRVTSLSVLPSGQAWTVDGNNVTIYATFDDVSRDRGFVAYANVSRTFHNGTVWETGPMNRTGDLFWFNFSTNLTFLNATFLPSRFDASFPNHTEFVGAWNARVEGVDGAGFRAFSEMASFHIQDGVPPQIANVNVTPRTQPHVPGTTVNLSAEVFDNIRVAAVRATVTRSVPSEPEPIVVLDDAPMRPLAVDANQGGTYTLVAPFPPGELTLRVTAVDGSGTSNLSAPFSFSIVDTNPPSIGRVRLDGVERLAASSTRTIHLTVEASDDDAVHHVDIVVRDLHTRRSVAVDANATLRADGTYVTRLSRGEGSVFERRGPLPLPEGSYEIQATAFDWNLNARSSPPAGDWQLFVDNTPPRRPELIAPADGAILTARPTLSWTHVGGLDREATDGYHVMLDTTPEGGSPNARRMEVRGATEVAVDLPDGIWHWRVVAFDLAGNENATGVRSFTIDSSAPVLRTRPASGGFVRTGGSVVVEAQDLTLSRLTVTSGGVVLYSGQEPLVTVDTLTWTSGRRTIEIDAVDEAGNAARQVAEFQIDNQPPRTSLATPPRAVASPLSIPLTASDDRSGVRAVWVSVNGSAFAPLELLHLNQSGRYEVSYYAEDGAGNAEAPRNFTVVVDFDAPRLEPPAGGRPSRAAVGEPFAIAVRATDLSLREVTARVTVDGREVARLVLQPEGRTGVHSASYAPTREGLHQIRLEATDEAGNVGTQTFEVSVGNPLWTLLAVGALAGAVAIVALAVWARRRRLREEEEEELSR, encoded by the coding sequence GTGTTCCTTCTCGTTGCGTTGGCAGCCCTCGCGCTGCTCGTCCTTCTGATCGTCGGCTCGGCGCAGGCCGGGCACGCCCCCGCCGTTTCGAACGTGACCGCCATGGAATTCCTCGTGAACCAGGCCGCGACGATGCACGTCGTCGTCACGAACGTCCAAAACGACGGCGGTGCGCCGCCGCTTGGCCTCAACGAGACGACGGTGTTCGCTCCGCCGGGCATCCACTTCAGCACGGTGGGCCAGGAGCACCAAGGACCCTCCGGCTGGAGCGTTTCGGCGCGCTCGGACCGGGTGCGGTTTTCCGCCCCCGTCGGAAGCTCGGGGCTTGCAGGCGGCCAATCGACCACGCTTGCGCTTCGTGTCGCCCACATCGACGCGCGCCCCCAGGACGGAACGGCCAATCTCACGATCGAGACGCAAAGCCCCGCCCTCGACCGCATCCGGTCGGACCTCCCGCTCTCGCTGCGCGTCCTTTCCGCCACCCTCTTGGTCGTCGAGCCGGCCGGTGCGCGCGACCTCGTGGCCTCCAACGGCACGACGGTGACCCTGCGTCTGGCCGTGAAGAGCCACGCGTCCGTGGCCCTGTCCTCGGTGCAGGCGAACCTCACGGTGCGCATGAGCGACCGCTTCATCGACAACACGACGTCGCCCGTCCCCGTCGCGGCGGCGATTGCGCCCAACGACACGGTCTTCTTCTCCTTCAACCTCAGGCTCGACCCCCGCAACGGCACGCGCGCCCTCGTGGGATCGGCCTTCCAGGGCAACGCCACGACCGGACCCTTCAACGGCACGCTTGCGCTGCACGTCGTCTCGCCGGCCGTCCTTCGCCTTCCCGCCAACAACGCCTCCAACACGACCTGGCAGGCCATCAGCAACGGCACGCTTCCGGACGTGCAACGGGCCACGGACCTTTGGGTCCGGCTGGAGAACCCCGGCGACGCCGACGTCGTGCTCGGGGCGCCGCGGCTTCGGCTCCTGCGCGCCGGCGCCGGCGGCAGCGAGGATCTAAGCGACCGCTTCACGATCCAGCGGATCGACACCACCGACCGCGTTGCGGGCCGGAGCAACGTCACGCTGCTCTGGAACGTGACCGCGCTGCGGACGCTTGCCTTCGAGGGCGAGATCGACGCCGAGCTGCGGGTGCCCTGGGGCGACGCAAACCTGGACCTCACGCCCAACACGCTTGCGCCCGCGCCGCTGCGCGGCGTGTTCCTCGCGGACCTCTCGCCTCCGCGCGTCACGAGCCTCTCGGTCCTGCCGTCAGGCCAGGCGTGGACCGTCGACGGCAACAACGTGACGATCTACGCCACGTTCGACGACGTGTCGCGCGACCGCGGCTTTGTCGCCTACGCCAACGTCTCGAGGACCTTCCACAACGGGACGGTCTGGGAAACGGGCCCCATGAACCGGACGGGGGACCTCTTCTGGTTCAACTTCTCCACGAACCTCACCTTCCTCAACGCGACGTTCCTGCCCTCGCGCTTTGACGCCTCGTTCCCGAACCACACGGAGTTCGTGGGCGCCTGGAACGCCCGCGTGGAGGGCGTCGACGGAGCGGGCTTCCGCGCCTTCTCGGAGATGGCAAGCTTCCACATCCAGGACGGAGTCCCGCCGCAGATCGCCAACGTCAACGTCACGCCGCGGACGCAGCCGCACGTGCCCGGCACGACCGTCAACCTCTCGGCGGAGGTCTTCGACAACATCCGCGTCGCCGCCGTTCGCGCCACCGTCACGCGAAGCGTCCCCTCCGAGCCCGAGCCCATCGTCGTCCTCGACGACGCGCCCATGCGCCCCCTTGCGGTCGACGCAAACCAGGGCGGCACCTACACGCTCGTGGCCCCGTTCCCGCCGGGCGAGCTCACCCTTCGCGTGACCGCCGTGGACGGGTCGGGCACGTCCAACCTGAGCGCGCCCTTCTCTTTCTCGATCGTCGACACGAACCCGCCTTCGATCGGGCGCGTCCGCCTCGACGGCGTCGAGCGCCTGGCCGCAAGCTCCACCCGCACGATCCACCTCACGGTCGAGGCCTCCGACGACGACGCCGTGCATCACGTGGACATCGTCGTTCGCGACCTCCACACGCGGCGCTCCGTGGCCGTCGACGCAAACGCGACGCTGCGCGCCGACGGCACCTACGTGACGCGGCTCTCCCGCGGCGAGGGCAGCGTCTTCGAGCGGCGCGGCCCGCTTCCGCTTCCCGAAGGAAGCTACGAGATCCAGGCGACCGCTTTCGACTGGAACCTCAACGCCCGAAGCTCCCCCCCCGCGGGCGACTGGCAACTGTTCGTCGACAACACGCCGCCGCGCCGCCCGGAGCTCATCGCGCCCGCCGACGGCGCCATTCTCACGGCGCGGCCGACCCTGTCCTGGACGCACGTGGGCGGCCTCGATCGGGAGGCAACGGACGGCTACCACGTGATGCTCGACACGACCCCCGAGGGGGGCTCGCCAAACGCCCGCCGGATGGAGGTGCGAGGCGCAACCGAGGTCGCGGTGGACCTTCCCGACGGGATCTGGCACTGGCGGGTCGTCGCCTTCGACCTCGCGGGCAACGAGAACGCGACGGGCGTGCGCTCCTTCACGATCGACTCGAGCGCGCCGGTCCTTCGCACCCGGCCGGCCTCCGGGGGCTTCGTGCGGACGGGCGGCTCGGTCGTGGTCGAGGCGCAGGACCTCACGCTCTCCCGGCTCACCGTGACAAGCGGCGGCGTCGTCCTGTACAGCGGCCAGGAGCCGCTTGTCACGGTCGACACCCTGACCTGGACCTCGGGCCGGCGCACGATCGAGATCGACGCGGTCGACGAGGCCGGCAACGCGGCGCGACAGGTCGCCGAGTTCCAGATCGACAACCAGCCGCCTCGCACGAGCCTGGCCACGCCGCCGCGCGCGGTCGCCTCCCCGCTTTCGATTCCGCTGACGGCCTCTGACGACCGCAGCGGCGTGCGCGCCGTGTGGGTCTCCGTGAACGGTAGCGCGTTTGCGCCCCTGGAGCTCCTGCATCTCAACCAAAGCGGCCGCTACGAGGTTTCCTACTACGCGGAGGACGGCGCCGGCAACGCCGAGGCGCCTCGCAACTTCACGGTGGTCGTCGACTTCGACGCTCCCCGTCTCGAGCCGCCCGCCGGAGGCCGGCCTTCGCGCGCGGCCGTCGGCGAGCCGTTTGCGATCGCCGTCCGCGCCACGGACCTCTCGCTGCGCGAGGTGACCGCCCGCGTGACGGTGGACGGCCGCGAGGTCGCGCGACTGGTCCTCCAACCCGAGGGCCGAACGGGCGTGCACTCCGCCTCCTACGCGCCCACGCGCGAAGGCCTCCACCAAATCCGGCTCGAGGCGACCGACGAAGCCGGCAACGTGGGGACGCAGACCTTCGAGGTGTCCGTGGGCAACCCGCTGTGGACGCTGCTTGCCGTGGGAGCGCTTGCGGGAGCGGTCGCCATCGTGGCGCTTGCCGTCTGGGCGCGCCGGCGCCGGCTGCGCGAGGAGGAAGAGGAGGAGCTTTCCCGATGA